Proteins encoded in a region of the Pseudodesulfovibrio sp. S3 genome:
- a CDS encoding NAD-dependent succinate-semialdehyde dehydrogenase: MTIQSLNPATGQVLATFDEYDSAQTQDILASTATTWKTWQATAFDERAACLRRAAETLRTQNGHLAELMALEMGKPVRQGKGEVEKCAAVCEYYAEEGAAMLAPQPVEGPGRKAFITFQPLGTVLTVMPWNFPLWQVFRIAAPSLMAGNTVVLKHASNVPQCALAIEQVFREADFPKNAFRTLLIGARQVEAALDHPSVFAVSLTGSEPAGKKVASAAGARLKKSVMELGGSDPLLVLPDADLDEAVRVATLSRCGNTGQTCIAAKRFIVFNEIYDDFLSRLETSMAALKVGDPLSEDTDMGPMSSAALRSELQEQVDRCVQAGGTVRMGGTLPEGPGFYYPPTIITDIPKDAAVCQEELFGPVAMIFRVSSVNEAVDLANDTPFGLGGSVWSQDEEAAFAIATRITAGCVFINGLVRSDVRLPFGGVGNSGYGRELGTYGIREFVNVKPICIG; this comes from the coding sequence ATGACCATCCAAAGTTTGAACCCGGCTACGGGACAGGTGCTCGCCACCTTTGACGAATACGATTCCGCACAGACCCAAGACATCCTGGCCTCCACGGCAACGACCTGGAAAACATGGCAGGCAACGGCGTTCGACGAACGCGCCGCCTGTCTGCGGCGGGCCGCTGAAACGCTCCGCACACAAAACGGACATCTGGCCGAACTCATGGCCCTCGAAATGGGCAAACCCGTGCGCCAGGGCAAGGGCGAAGTCGAAAAATGCGCCGCCGTCTGCGAATATTACGCCGAGGAAGGCGCTGCCATGCTCGCCCCGCAGCCTGTGGAAGGGCCGGGACGCAAGGCCTTCATCACCTTCCAGCCGCTGGGCACGGTACTCACGGTCATGCCGTGGAATTTCCCCCTGTGGCAGGTCTTCCGCATTGCTGCGCCCTCCCTCATGGCAGGCAACACCGTGGTCCTCAAACACGCCTCCAACGTGCCCCAATGCGCCCTGGCCATCGAACAGGTGTTCAGGGAGGCAGACTTCCCGAAAAATGCCTTCCGCACCCTGCTCATCGGCGCGCGTCAGGTGGAAGCCGCGCTGGACCACCCGTCCGTATTCGCGGTCAGCCTGACCGGAAGCGAACCGGCAGGCAAGAAAGTAGCCTCTGCCGCCGGAGCCCGGCTCAAGAAATCCGTCATGGAGCTGGGAGGCAGCGACCCCCTGCTGGTGCTCCCCGATGCGGACCTCGACGAGGCCGTCAGGGTCGCCACCCTGTCCAGATGCGGCAACACCGGCCAGACCTGCATCGCGGCAAAACGCTTCATCGTTTTCAACGAGATATACGACGACTTCCTTTCCCGCCTGGAAACCAGCATGGCCGCCCTCAAGGTCGGTGATCCGCTCAGTGAGGACACGGACATGGGGCCCATGTCCTCGGCCGCCCTCCGCTCGGAATTGCAGGAACAGGTCGACCGCTGCGTGCAGGCTGGCGGCACCGTCCGTATGGGCGGAACCCTGCCCGAAGGCCCCGGATTCTACTATCCGCCGACCATCATCACCGACATCCCCAAAGATGCCGCGGTCTGCCAAGAGGAGCTGTTCGGCCCCGTGGCCATGATTTTCCGGGTATCCTCGGTCAACGAGGCCGTGGATCTGGCCAACGACACGCCGTTCGGCCTGGGGGGCTCGGTCTGGTCGCAGGACGAGGAAGCAGCCTTTGCCATCGCCACACGCATCACCGCCGGCTGCGTCTTCATCAACGGCCTGGTCCGCAGCGACGTCCGTCTGCCCTTCGGCGGCGTGGGCAACTCCGGCTATGGTCGCGAACTCGGCACTTACGGCATCCGCGAATTCGTCAACGTCAAACCGATCTGCATAGGCTAG
- a CDS encoding Trm112 family protein: protein MTLKKELLDILACPKCKGTLTFKPGEDGLECAACDLVYPVKDDIPIMLVDQAVPGKEWAGSK from the coding sequence ATGACACTGAAGAAAGAACTTTTGGATATTCTGGCCTGTCCCAAGTGCAAGGGGACGTTGACGTTCAAGCCTGGTGAGGACGGCCTGGAATGTGCCGCCTGCGACCTGGTCTATCCCGTCAAGGATGATATACCGATCATGCTGGTGGACCAGGCTGTTCCCGGAAAGGAGTGGGCCGGCTCGAAATAG
- a CDS encoding PHP domain-containing protein — MSIDLHTHTTASDGTLSPTELVKLAKESGLAAVAITDHDTFQGVSEALEAGRKYGIEVIPGSELSLESPEGAGWIHVVALWLPQEAPELQKAYDWVQEGRANRNHEIVDKLRSLGVNITYENVAARAKGTIGRPHFAQEMIALGVVSSMDEAFKVWLGDNGRAYVPKRKLTPEQAFPLLNAIGATSILAHPFAMNLSHGDTEEVIKDLMKLGLDGMEVYYPEHSDADTKAYAEMADRLGLLKSGGSDFHGANKPKIRLGVGKGSLHVPTELLDIMKKDRQSKGLPV; from the coding sequence ATGAGCATAGATCTGCACACCCACACCACCGCTTCCGACGGCACGCTCTCCCCCACCGAACTGGTCAAGCTGGCCAAGGAATCCGGCCTCGCCGCCGTGGCCATCACCGATCACGACACCTTTCAAGGCGTATCCGAGGCACTTGAGGCAGGGAGAAAATACGGCATCGAAGTCATCCCCGGCTCGGAACTCAGCCTGGAATCGCCCGAAGGCGCAGGCTGGATTCATGTGGTCGCCCTGTGGCTGCCCCAAGAGGCCCCGGAGCTGCAAAAGGCCTACGACTGGGTCCAGGAGGGACGCGCCAACCGCAACCATGAAATCGTGGACAAACTCCGCTCGCTGGGCGTGAACATCACGTATGAAAACGTGGCCGCCCGCGCCAAGGGAACCATCGGCCGTCCGCATTTCGCCCAGGAGATGATTGCACTGGGCGTGGTCTCCTCCATGGACGAGGCCTTCAAGGTCTGGCTCGGCGACAACGGCAGGGCCTATGTGCCCAAGCGCAAACTCACGCCCGAGCAGGCATTCCCACTCCTGAACGCCATTGGCGCAACCTCCATTCTGGCCCATCCCTTTGCCATGAACTTGAGCCATGGAGATACGGAAGAGGTCATCAAGGACCTCATGAAACTCGGTCTCGACGGCATGGAAGTGTACTACCCCGAACACTCGGACGCTGACACCAAGGCCTATGCGGAAATGGCCGACCGGCTCGGCCTGCTCAAGAGCGGAGGCAGCGACTTCCACGGCGCAAACAAGCCCAAGATACGCCTGGGGGTCGGCAAGGGCAGCCTGCACGTGCCCACGGAACTGCTGGATATCATGAAGAAGGACCGCCAATCCAAGGGACTGCCCGTCTAG
- a CDS encoding efflux RND transporter periplasmic adaptor subunit has protein sequence MRKIIMNMLSIVVVVALQAGCGSDPAPTGQKGILAEPESTATAELTTLPRLYDAVGTVQAKTDVRVEAQVTGRVLEVLVRPGDKVAKGDQLVVLDDRASRTRLERSRQAQASATSMTGQAKDALASAKAAHDKAESTYRRMSQLFEQKVVTAEEVEKAESDYLQAKAGLNQAEQGVTAAQARAREAGKLVQEAEIDLGYTTVTAQDSGEVARRLAEPGDLAFPGKELLTLHTGGSLHLEAMVRESLIAQIRLGQALAVRVDALSGDEPLSGVVEEIEPLADPLTRSFLVKVRLPERPGLYPGMFGRLMVPLGEEQTVLVPEGAVVRVGQLETVMVKTEQGWQPMYVRTGQLVDHRVEILSGLSGGEVVGIGPAADGGR, from the coding sequence ATGAGAAAGATAATCATGAACATGTTGTCGATTGTCGTGGTTGTTGCCTTGCAGGCGGGCTGCGGTTCGGACCCGGCCCCCACCGGACAGAAGGGGATATTGGCTGAACCGGAAAGCACGGCCACAGCCGAGCTGACCACATTGCCCCGGCTGTACGATGCCGTGGGCACGGTCCAGGCCAAGACCGACGTCCGGGTGGAGGCTCAGGTGACCGGCAGGGTGCTTGAGGTTCTGGTGCGGCCCGGCGACAAGGTTGCCAAGGGCGACCAGCTTGTGGTGCTGGATGACCGGGCCTCCCGAACCCGTCTTGAACGTTCCCGCCAGGCCCAGGCTTCTGCAACCAGCATGACGGGGCAGGCCAAAGACGCCCTGGCCTCGGCCAAGGCCGCCCATGACAAGGCCGAATCAACCTATAGGCGCATGAGCCAGCTTTTCGAGCAGAAGGTGGTCACGGCCGAGGAAGTGGAAAAGGCCGAATCAGACTACCTTCAGGCCAAGGCGGGGTTGAATCAGGCCGAGCAGGGCGTGACCGCTGCCCAGGCACGGGCCCGCGAAGCAGGCAAACTGGTTCAGGAAGCCGAGATTGATTTGGGGTATACCACTGTCACGGCCCAGGATTCCGGAGAGGTCGCCAGACGGCTGGCCGAGCCAGGTGATCTGGCCTTTCCCGGCAAGGAGCTGCTGACGCTGCATACGGGCGGTTCCCTGCACCTGGAGGCCATGGTGCGCGAATCGCTCATAGCCCAGATCAGGCTGGGCCAGGCCCTGGCCGTCAGGGTGGACGCCCTGTCCGGTGACGAGCCCCTGTCCGGCGTGGTGGAGGAGATCGAGCCTCTGGCCGATCCCCTGACCCGTTCCTTCCTGGTCAAGGTCCGTCTGCCCGAGCGCCCCGGACTGTATCCCGGCATGTTCGGACGGCTCATGGTTCCGTTGGGCGAGGAACAGACGGTGCTCGTTCCCGAGGGGGCGGTCGTCCGCGTGGGGCAACTGGAGACGGTCATGGTCAAGACCGAGCAGGGCTGGCAGCCGATGTACGTGCGCACGGGCCAACTCGTGGACCACCGGGTGGAGATCCTGTCCGGCCTGTCCGGCGGCGAGGTCGTGGGCATCGGTCCGGCTGCTGACGGAGGCCGGTGA
- a CDS encoding peptidase U32 family protein, whose protein sequence is MPNARPFRPELLAPAGDMEKLQTAILYGADAVYLGGEGLNLRAGAGGFDKESLSIAIQRARKADVKVYYTLNVYPRQSHMNQVREHIEALGELKPDAVIAADPGIIRMLRRELPEIPVHVSTQANTSNAEAVRFWRENGARRVNVARELRSGELSEMLDTVRKQMPNMELEVFVHGSMCMAISGRCYMSALLNDRPGNLGECSHPCRYEYRPASITFEERTRPGEKMWEIREYGSETDDFIFDAPEDFTFSPLDDEDPVPEPVADPALSLALDTDSWTKFFAAEDLCLLHYLEWFMRMKVASVKLEGRTKSSAYLAQVVDAYKTALVDAAAGQFQPEKYLSELVNAATRPLTTGFFDPANRGVIAQPPDPGEKRSVLARILTPLASGRWLVQTKSRWTTSDDVELLIPGLIRPRLSAEDYGLENDHGTGLDVSHPGQRGVFICDYPGIKAGMFIRKPWNMDGED, encoded by the coding sequence ATGCCCAATGCTCGTCCTTTCAGACCGGAACTCCTTGCCCCTGCGGGCGACATGGAGAAGTTGCAAACCGCCATTCTGTATGGTGCGGACGCTGTCTATCTGGGCGGCGAGGGGCTGAATCTGCGTGCCGGAGCCGGAGGGTTTGACAAGGAGAGTCTTTCCATCGCCATTCAGCGGGCCAGAAAGGCGGATGTCAAGGTCTACTACACCTTGAACGTATACCCGCGCCAGTCGCACATGAATCAGGTCCGGGAACACATCGAGGCCCTGGGCGAACTGAAGCCCGACGCGGTCATTGCCGCTGACCCCGGCATCATCCGCATGCTCAGGCGGGAATTGCCCGAAATCCCGGTGCATGTCTCCACCCAGGCCAACACGTCCAATGCCGAAGCTGTCCGGTTCTGGCGGGAGAACGGGGCCAGACGGGTCAACGTGGCCCGGGAACTGCGCTCCGGCGAGCTGTCGGAGATGCTGGATACGGTGCGCAAACAGATGCCCAATATGGAGCTTGAGGTGTTTGTGCACGGTTCCATGTGCATGGCCATATCCGGCCGATGCTATATGTCCGCCCTGCTCAACGACCGACCCGGCAATCTGGGCGAATGCTCCCACCCCTGCCGGTACGAATATCGACCGGCTTCCATCACCTTTGAGGAGCGCACCCGACCGGGCGAAAAGATGTGGGAAATCCGCGAATACGGTTCGGAGACGGACGATTTCATCTTTGACGCCCCGGAGGATTTCACCTTTTCCCCGCTCGATGATGAAGACCCCGTGCCTGAGCCGGTGGCCGACCCGGCCTTGTCCCTGGCCCTGGACACGGACTCCTGGACCAAGTTTTTTGCGGCGGAGGATCTCTGCCTGCTCCATTACCTGGAATGGTTCATGCGCATGAAAGTGGCCTCCGTGAAACTCGAAGGCCGGACCAAGAGTTCCGCCTATCTTGCCCAGGTGGTGGACGCGTACAAGACCGCTCTGGTGGATGCCGCTGCAGGCCAGTTCCAGCCTGAAAAATACCTTTCAGAGCTGGTCAATGCCGCCACCCGGCCCTTGACCACCGGGTTCTTTGACCCGGCAAACCGGGGTGTCATCGCCCAACCGCCCGATCCCGGCGAAAAACGTTCGGTTCTGGCCCGCATCCTCACCCCGCTGGCTTCAGGCCGCTGGCTGGTTCAGACCAAGTCCCGCTGGACCACATCCGATGACGTTGAACTGCTCATCCCGGGACTTATCCGTCCCCGTCTTTCCGCAGAAGATTACGGTCTGGAAAACGACCACGGCACGGGCCTGGACGTATCGCATCCCGGCCAGCGCGGTGTGTTCATTTGCGACTATCCGGGCATCAAGGCCGGCATGTTCATCAGGAAACCCTGGAATATGGACGGCGAGGATTAG
- a CDS encoding response regulator transcription factor has protein sequence MNIMIVDDHPLFREGLKAIISRDDKFSVCAEAGNGLEGIQLARTHRPDIMLVDISMPDKSGIQMIRELKEELPETRFVIISMHSEADYIVEAFRAGATGYMIKESASAQLILGLNTVATGELFLDKGLSQEVIFKLLQSKNDSASEQDDPYSTLTPREQEVMRMLAEGLTSKEVAQQLYISPKTVENHRTNLMKKLGLKSSVELVRYAARLGLIDIETWAI, from the coding sequence ATGAACATCATGATCGTCGACGACCATCCCCTCTTCAGGGAGGGACTCAAGGCCATAATCAGCCGGGATGACAAATTTTCGGTCTGTGCCGAGGCCGGCAACGGATTGGAGGGCATCCAGCTTGCCAGGACGCACCGGCCCGACATCATGCTGGTGGACATATCCATGCCTGACAAGAGCGGCATTCAGATGATCCGCGAACTCAAGGAAGAGCTGCCCGAAACTCGATTCGTCATCATCTCCATGCATTCCGAGGCAGACTACATCGTGGAGGCCTTCCGGGCAGGAGCCACGGGATACATGATCAAGGAGTCGGCTTCGGCCCAACTCATTCTCGGCCTGAACACCGTGGCCACGGGAGAACTCTTTCTGGACAAGGGCCTGTCCCAGGAGGTGATCTTCAAGCTGCTCCAAAGCAAGAACGACTCCGCCAGCGAACAGGACGACCCCTACTCCACCCTGACTCCCCGCGAGCAGGAGGTGATGCGCATGTTGGCAGAAGGCCTGACATCCAAGGAAGTCGCACAACAATTGTACATCAGCCCCAAGACCGTGGAGAACCACCGGACAAACCTGATGAAGAAACTCGGACTGAAAAGCTCGGTGGAACTGGTCCGGTACGCGGCCAGACTCGGACTCATCGATATCGAGACCTGGGCCATCTAG
- a CDS encoding Hsp20/alpha crystallin family protein — MVIDFNTLYNFPSRLDRVFEEFLRSPMGDDRRMAYPPLNLSNDDEHIYVRAEVPGVSMDDVELTLTDKTLVMKGERNVPEGKYFRQERQKGVFHRVINIAVPVDRDKVTASMKDGVLTVVLPKSEEIKPRTISIDVG, encoded by the coding sequence ATGGTTATCGATTTCAATACGCTGTATAATTTCCCGTCCAGATTGGACCGTGTGTTTGAGGAATTCCTGCGGTCACCCATGGGTGACGACAGGCGTATGGCTTACCCACCACTCAATTTAAGCAATGACGACGAGCATATTTACGTCCGCGCGGAAGTCCCCGGAGTCTCCATGGACGACGTGGAACTGACCCTGACGGACAAGACCCTGGTCATGAAGGGCGAACGCAATGTGCCCGAAGGAAAATACTTCAGACAGGAACGCCAGAAGGGTGTTTTCCACAGGGTTATAAACATTGCTGTGCCGGTGGACAGGGATAAGGTGACCGCTTCCATGAAGGACGGCGTCCTTACAGTGGTCCTGCCCAAGTCCGAGGAAATCAAGCCGCGCACCATCAGCATCGACGTAGGATAG
- a CDS encoding Hsp20/alpha crystallin family protein, with translation MSEVMKKEDRQELPRFRPATDILEREDGFHIFMDMPGVSRENLAIDLQEGELTISGQAGLDRSPDEKFVEMQFGECEYVRSISITDIVDRERIKANLENGVLELYLPKVEKVQPKRITISAG, from the coding sequence ATGAGCGAAGTCATGAAGAAAGAAGACAGGCAGGAACTGCCCCGTTTCCGTCCGGCCACGGACATCCTGGAGCGCGAAGACGGATTCCATATATTCATGGACATGCCCGGCGTCAGCAGGGAGAATCTGGCCATCGACCTTCAGGAGGGCGAACTGACCATCTCCGGCCAAGCCGGCCTGGATCGCAGCCCGGACGAAAAATTCGTGGAAATGCAGTTCGGCGAGTGCGAATACGTCCGCTCCATTTCCATAACGGATATCGTTGACCGGGAACGGATCAAGGCCAACCTTGAAAACGGTGTGCTGGAGCTGTATCTGCCCAAGGTGGAAAAGGTTCAGCCCAAGAGGATTACCATCTCGGCAGGATAG
- a CDS encoding metallophosphoesterase: MMLDRIRGKGLFMVADPHLADHPPGQRLVGYLEQIMSKLAACLDRAEALGMVPVILGDLFHWPRDNSNKMLVDLIRLFAARTGDGAVWILVGNHDKYQSRFTDDVSLAVLETAGVVRLMKEGGPQFVLETGQGPVMVCASPDGTPLPKGYDREEGDPETVIWLTHHNIQFPEFIERAYSIKELPGIDWLVNGHIHRPQPTVVKGQTVWANPGNITRLTFSRRSMEREPAAAIWTPGCSELERWVVPFLPFDQVFPDQELPPEEQEIEGESNFIKGLERLAWQRTHEGTGLKQFLEENLSNKTPEGKLIWELYEEVIHGE; encoded by the coding sequence ATGATGCTTGACAGGATACGGGGCAAAGGACTGTTCATGGTCGCGGACCCGCATCTGGCGGACCATCCGCCGGGCCAGCGCCTTGTTGGTTATCTCGAGCAGATCATGAGCAAGCTTGCGGCCTGCCTGGACCGTGCAGAGGCGCTCGGCATGGTTCCGGTCATCCTGGGGGACCTCTTTCACTGGCCCCGCGACAACTCCAACAAGATGCTTGTGGATTTGATCCGGCTTTTCGCTGCGCGCACCGGCGATGGGGCGGTCTGGATACTGGTCGGCAACCATGACAAGTACCAGTCCCGGTTTACCGATGACGTGTCCCTTGCGGTCTTGGAGACGGCGGGCGTGGTCCGGCTCATGAAGGAAGGCGGCCCTCAGTTCGTGCTTGAGACCGGGCAAGGACCGGTCATGGTCTGCGCCAGCCCGGACGGCACCCCTTTGCCCAAGGGGTATGACCGCGAGGAGGGTGATCCGGAAACGGTCATCTGGCTCACCCATCATAATATCCAGTTTCCCGAGTTCATCGAGCGGGCCTATTCCATCAAGGAACTGCCCGGCATCGACTGGCTGGTGAACGGGCATATCCACCGCCCCCAGCCGACCGTGGTCAAGGGACAGACCGTCTGGGCCAACCCCGGCAACATCACCCGGCTGACCTTTTCCCGGCGGTCCATGGAGCGCGAGCCAGCCGCCGCCATCTGGACGCCCGGATGCTCCGAGCTGGAGCGGTGGGTCGTGCCCTTTCTCCCCTTTGATCAGGTCTTCCCGGATCAGGAGCTGCCGCCGGAGGAGCAGGAGATCGAAGGAGAATCCAATTTCATCAAGGGGTTGGAGCGGCTTGCGTGGCAGCGGACCCATGAGGGGACCGGCCTGAAGCAATTTCTGGAAGAAAATTTGAGCAACAAGACCCCGGAAGGCAAACTCATCTGGGAACTCTATGAGGAGGTCATACATGGTGAATAA
- a CDS encoding efflux RND transporter permease subunit, whose amino-acid sequence MGADSTKVTGFLPAIVRYFLTSQMSIILAMAALLMGIAAIMVTPREEEPQIVVPMADVLVQVPGASAEEVEKLVTTPLERLLWQIDGVEYVYSMSSKDRTAVTVRFFVGEDREDSLIKLHNTILKNQDLAPTIVSGWVVKPVEIDDVPIVALTLHAEHGYEDRYSDYDLRRMAEELFHRLAEVEDVSRISLHSGRSREVRVEVQPDRMAGFNVSPQEIFRALKGADSSLSAGRFVVRDVETQVVSQSFLLKADDAASLVVGVFGNKPVYLRDVAEIIDGPQEPASYSRIGFSDVYMMDIKQQAETVSRPAVTIGLAKKKGVNAVAVADAVIAKLRELERKVLPQGVTATVTRNYGETAHAKVNELLSSLFFAVITVIALLAFTLGWREALVVALAVPMSFSLALFVNYLFGYTINRVTLFALILSLGLVVDDPITNVDNIQRHIRMGLRTPLEATLHAVKEVLPPVIMSTLAIIVSFTPLFFITGMMGPYMAPMAANVPLTVTFSTVAALTVVPWMAYLLLRNRAPDRAGQQKKPEKKVSSRLQAAYAKVITPFLEKARHRRLLLFAILAGLGLCAGLVLLRLVPLKMLPFDNKNELQLLVDMPEGTTLERTDRAVRDFEAYLRSVPEVTNFVTYAGSPSPMDFNGMVRHYYWREQPNFADIRVNLADKADRDMQSHSIGLRLRSDLQAIARNHGAILKLVEAPPGPPVIATLTAEIYGRPGLDYGALILGAKHVESLMETLPGLVDLDDSSETYRTMIDFVLDKEKAALHGVSTADVVETLRLALTGTSPASVHMAHERQALPVRMVLPVSLRTGPDALGELRMKTASGSMVPLAELGSFREVPSAQPIYHKNLKRVAYVFADTAGVPPGEAVLDLKARLKADPLPPGVEAEWAGEGEWKITLDVFRDLGLAFAAALIGIFILLVGQTGSFVMPLLIMSAIPLTMLGILPGFWLLNLVAGGTVGGFGDPVFFTATSMIGMIALGGIVIRNSLVLIEFIQSEVQAGKPLKEAIVQSGAVRMRPIVLTALTTALGAWPITLDPIFSGLAWALIFGLVASTLFTLVVVPSGYYALYGGKE is encoded by the coding sequence ATGGGTGCGGATTCCACGAAGGTCACCGGTTTTCTGCCGGCCATTGTCCGATATTTCCTGACTTCGCAGATGTCGATCATCCTGGCCATGGCCGCGCTGTTGATGGGAATCGCCGCCATCATGGTCACCCCGCGCGAGGAAGAGCCGCAGATAGTGGTTCCCATGGCCGATGTCCTGGTCCAGGTGCCGGGCGCTTCCGCAGAGGAGGTGGAAAAGCTTGTGACCACGCCTCTGGAGCGGCTGCTCTGGCAGATTGACGGGGTGGAGTATGTTTACTCCATGTCCAGCAAGGACCGGACTGCGGTCACGGTCCGGTTTTTTGTGGGCGAGGACCGCGAGGATTCGCTCATCAAACTGCACAACACCATCCTCAAGAACCAGGATCTTGCTCCGACCATCGTATCCGGCTGGGTGGTCAAGCCCGTGGAGATCGACGACGTTCCCATCGTGGCCCTGACCCTGCATGCGGAACACGGATATGAGGACCGCTATTCCGACTATGATCTGCGGCGCATGGCCGAGGAACTCTTCCACCGGCTGGCCGAGGTGGAGGATGTCTCGCGCATTTCCCTGCATTCAGGGCGGTCGCGCGAGGTGCGCGTGGAGGTGCAGCCCGATCGCATGGCCGGCTTCAACGTGTCGCCGCAGGAAATATTCCGTGCGCTCAAGGGGGCTGACAGCTCCCTGTCCGCAGGCCGTTTCGTGGTGCGCGACGTGGAGACCCAGGTGGTCAGCCAGTCCTTCCTGCTCAAGGCGGACGATGCCGCCTCCCTGGTGGTGGGCGTGTTCGGCAACAAACCGGTCTACCTGCGCGACGTGGCCGAGATCATCGACGGCCCGCAGGAACCGGCAAGCTATTCGCGCATCGGCTTTTCCGATGTCTATATGATGGACATCAAGCAGCAGGCCGAGACCGTGTCGCGTCCGGCCGTGACCATCGGCCTGGCCAAGAAGAAAGGGGTCAATGCCGTGGCCGTGGCCGATGCGGTCATTGCCAAACTGCGGGAACTGGAGCGCAAGGTCCTGCCGCAGGGGGTGACCGCCACCGTGACCCGCAACTACGGGGAAACCGCCCACGCCAAGGTCAATGAACTGCTCTCTTCCCTGTTTTTTGCCGTCATCACCGTGATCGCCCTGCTCGCCTTTACCCTGGGCTGGCGCGAAGCCCTGGTAGTGGCCCTGGCCGTGCCCATGAGTTTTTCCCTGGCGCTCTTTGTCAACTATCTCTTCGGCTACACCATTAACCGGGTGACCCTGTTCGCCCTGATCCTGTCGCTGGGGTTGGTGGTGGATGACCCGATCACCAATGTGGACAACATCCAGCGGCATATCCGCATGGGGTTGCGCACCCCCCTTGAGGCCACCCTCCATGCCGTGAAGGAGGTCCTGCCGCCGGTGATCATGTCCACACTGGCCATCATCGTTTCCTTTACGCCGCTCTTCTTCATTACCGGAATGATGGGACCCTACATGGCTCCCATGGCCGCCAACGTGCCCCTGACCGTGACCTTCTCCACCGTGGCCGCCCTGACCGTGGTGCCGTGGATGGCCTATCTGCTGCTTCGAAATCGTGCCCCTGACCGGGCTGGACAGCAGAAAAAACCCGAAAAGAAAGTCAGTTCCCGCCTCCAGGCTGCCTATGCAAAGGTCATTACGCCTTTTTTGGAAAAGGCGCGTCATCGCCGTTTGCTGTTGTTTGCCATACTTGCGGGTCTCGGCCTGTGCGCGGGATTGGTGCTCCTGCGCCTGGTGCCGCTCAAGATGCTGCCCTTTGACAACAAGAATGAGCTTCAGCTCCTGGTGGACATGCCTGAAGGCACCACGTTGGAACGGACCGACAGGGCCGTGCGTGATTTTGAGGCGTACCTCCGCTCGGTGCCCGAGGTGACCAACTTCGTCACCTATGCCGGGTCGCCCTCGCCCATGGATTTCAACGGCATGGTCCGTCACTATTATTGGCGCGAACAACCCAATTTTGCCGACATTCGCGTCAATCTGGCCGACAAGGCCGACCGGGACATGCAGTCCCACAGTATCGGGCTCAGGTTACGCAGCGATTTGCAGGCCATTGCCCGAAACCATGGCGCGATACTCAAGCTCGTGGAGGCTCCCCCCGGCCCGCCGGTCATAGCCACCCTGACCGCCGAGATATACGGTCGGCCCGGTCTGGATTACGGGGCGCTCATACTCGGTGCCAAGCATGTGGAATCGCTCATGGAGACCCTGCCCGGCCTGGTTGATCTGGACGATTCATCGGAAACGTATCGGACAATGATCGATTTTGTTTTAGATAAGGAAAAGGCAGCCTTGCATGGAGTCAGCACGGCCGATGTGGTGGAAACCCTGCGCCTGGCCCTGACCGGCACCTCGCCTGCTTCGGTGCACATGGCCCATGAACGCCAGGCCCTGCCCGTGCGCATGGTCCTGCCTGTTTCCCTGCGTACCGGCCCGGACGCCCTGGGCGAGCTGCGCATGAAGACCGCGTCAGGGAGCATGGTCCCCCTGGCCGAACTGGGCAGTTTTCGCGAGGTTCCGTCAGCACAGCCCATCTACCACAAGAACCTGAAGCGCGTGGCCTATGTTTTCGCCGACACCGCCGGGGTGCCGCCGGGCGAGGCCGTGCTCGACCTCAAGGCCAGGCTGAAGGCTGACCCCTTGCCGCCCGGCGTCGAGGCCGAATGGGCTGGCGAGGGAGAATGGAAGATCACCCTGGATGTGTTCCGTGATCTCGGCCTGGCCTTTGCCGCCGCCCTGATAGGCATCTTCATCCTGCTGGTGGGGCAGACCGGCTCGTTTGTCATGCCGCTTTTGATCATGTCCGCCATCCCCTTGACCATGCTCGGCATCCTGCCCGGATTTTGGCTGCTCAATCTTGTTGCGGGCGGCACTGTGGGCGGTTTTGGCGATCCGGTCTTTTTTACGGCCACGTCCATGATCGGCATGATCGCGCTGGGCGGCATCGTCATCCGCAATTCGCTGGTGCTCATCGAATTCATCCAGTCCGAAGTCCAGGCGGGCAAGCCGCTCAAGGAAGCCATTGTCCAGTCCGGGGCCGTGCGTATGCGCCCCATCGTGCTGACCGCCCTGACCACTGCCCTGGGAGCCTGGCCCATCACCCTGGATCCGATCTTCTCGGGCCTGGCCTGGGCGCTCATCTTCGGGTTGGTGGCATCGACGCTGTTCACGTTGGTGGTCGTGCCCAGCGGATATTACGCCCTGTACGGAGGGAAGGAATAG